A window of Pedobacter lusitanus contains these coding sequences:
- a CDS encoding amino acid adenylation domain-containing protein, with product MTQKESISSIAISSSQQRVLNLQEENGPLYVQCAVELSTEFNDIINPEKLRFAAAGVLSKYDVLRTGYHKSGVLWSATLQSDNSKGVNFEIINLNGDNNYDQYLDYQKEKALSLKTSSESVFNILFLRISDQSGFLLFLVPAVAADSTSLKNIVRDFCDLYLDRDNNHNGSVISYQKFCKWQHDLLQDPGEEVIDFWKKYNYKAYLNVKNPFELSTETGNRQSASKSPERKNLRLRVDGPDYEKLKSLSLKYELKQEVIILVCLNILMVKYAPADHVSIGMVINERMFEELNSTVGLIAKVLPVMVETEASLSPVDLFNQLSNRIEELTEFQDGFDLEKELGENGFFPIGFESILLTEEPGSETTAFKFENFISHTDRFKLKLVALEKKDSLVLDFYFDPVYYNQEAIETIASHYRALLGNVLENPSKKITEYKVVSALERKRILDEFNPLPKPGDSSKLIVELFEDHAEHSPEAIALVTPSGKFTYKEVNVWSNKLAHYLREEYQVKPGDIVGILLDRSEWMIVSVLAILKSGAAYLPIDPEYPKERRKYLLEDSKTQVLITGSDYVFDLDIYQGQLFAVDLQMDSLETDSANPVAIHKSSDLAYVIYTSGSTGLPKGCLIEHHSLYNYVTWANAFYFEDYSGGDFDLFSSLSFDFTITSIFCALTRGRLINIFDPSAAINKILEQSFSPSSLTDSIKLTPSHISLLQYLDISSTRIKKVITGGEALTLKHVEILKNIDPAIEIFNEYGPTEATVGCIVKKVESEDVKVLIGKPIANMRIYILDTDLDVCPIAVSGEIYIAGEGLARGYLNRNELNIQKFISNPFQAGEFLYKTGDTGRWLPDGNIEYLGRNDDQVKINGYRVELGETEQYLLANFQAFKEVTVITRHDKENTLYLAAYIVTDDQLDSSALRLSLAASLPEYMIPRYFVKLDKLPLTVNGKADKNLLPDPETVIQDELTYTAPETPTERSLQLLWVEVLGVKRVGTNDKFLEIGGHSLKAVQMVSRIYKELQIQIELRDIFEQETIRGLAALVDNSVKTKYEKIQPVAEQSYYDLSNGQKRLWIIDQLGEEKSAYHVLGSYQLEGSLNQAGLEWALHTIIDRHEILRTNFIVAQGEPKQKIHAPGGNKFKIDYKDLRDVADSKASASELVSAQVSKAFDLSSDILVRGLLIREEDERYILVMVMHHIISDGWSMEVLVKEFLKLYAAYLKGNGNELTPLRIQYKDYAGWQQEQLSGEHLSASKKYWTEEFSGEIPVLDLPGDRPRPVQRTYNGSREIISLSTELSSGLRSYSQRKGVSLFMSLLAGVKTLLFKYSHQEDIVIGTPVAGRDHYDLEDQMGLYINTLAIRTKFSAEESLGVLIDKVKDKTVAGFNHQQYPFDYLVDSLELEREANRNPIFDVLVALQNISLGNEAESMEGITVTPYQTEQAISKFDLTFNFIDGEQEIRGIIEYNSDLYHKERIERMISHLEQILNKLVEDDRVLLKDLEYITPGEQKQLLEDFNLTITNYPGEKTVQEMFEEQVLKTPEATAIVIGETKLSYKELNERANQLAHYLRQAYAVKADDLIGIMADRDEQMVIGILGILKSGAAYLPVDPNYPDERVRYMLNDGKVKILLSADQSFALKYDLSDLEVVMLEGENVMFSGYHSTNPVLVNKSSDLCYVMYTSGSTGAPKGVAVEHKSVIRLVKQTNYTALNNTHKVLQLSNYVFDGSVFDLYGALLNGAELYLVSKDVLLSNERLVHYIIVNEINITFITTALFNNLVDFKPEIISCFDKIYFGGELASPKHIAIALANRKTPESIVHVYGPTEGTTFSTYHVIESLAANATSVSIGRPVSNSSVFILDQNLQLVPVGISGEIYIGGDGLARGYFGKEELTVRQFPAHPYKAGSRLYKTGDMGRWMEDGTIEFLGRTDYQVKIRGYRIELGEVESVMRECEGIEDVLVIVTESGSEKQLTGYYKSEEEIEPAEVRAYLKSKLPDYMIPSGIIKLKFFPLTLNGKIDKSALPVPGGEIIREVEYHAATNEMEKRMVVLWEEILGKSGIGIKDKFIENGGHSLKAMQLVSRVYKDLNIQIDLKDIFALETIEAISAHLINSTESIYAGIERVEDQEYYELSHGQKRLWILDQLGVEKSAYHVLGSYKLEGELNVAGFEWSLSAIVNRHEILRTSFKEVGGVPKQKVHDITEKSEFRILFKDLRGAEEAEVLAKDLIDEHVNKGFDLTQVPLLRCLLIQTGDQEYIFILVMHHIISDGWSMEILVKEFLCLYDAYLKDKIHELPPLKIQYRDYAAWQQKHLSDVKSAPDQQYWKEEFKHGIPLLNLPGDRPRPVIKTYNGSRETVQLNKELSDSLKKYSQSRGVSLFMSLLGCVKALLHKYSHQENIVIGTPIAGRGHYDLEEQLGLYINMIPIRTEISSEDSLRTLIEKIKAKTVMGYDHQAYPFDYIVEDLVKVRDTSRSPIFDVMVVLQNMALTSDTEVLEGIQVKAYDAEQTISKFDLTFNFVDTGEGIKGVIEFNTDLFDRDRIERMVSHYEQMVSRLVDNDEVLLKDVEYITKTERNQLLEGFNDVNAEYPRDKTIQSIFEEQVLRTPESIAVVFEDVALSYSQLNEASNQLALYLRDKYKIKAGDLVGLMVERTELMIIGILGILKSGAAYLPIEPAYPEDRIRFTITDASIKTLITDGSITHIESIISGVSVVSLKEDKKQIEKYPVENLQEINTAKDLAYVIYTSGSTGNPKGVMVEHKNVIQLLYNDQFQFSFDEKDIWPVFHSICFDVSVWEIFGGLLYGGKLIVVSKKTTLDPHGYLRLLEKEKVTVLNKIPSTFEGIVLQATDTVSYDLALRYVIFAGEALNPTILKKWHIIYPQIKFVNLYGITEITVHGNYKEITAAEMESGTNNIGKPLPANNLYIFDQFNKLVPVGVIGEIVIGGEGVTRGYLNRKELTQERYIKNPYNLTETVYRSGDLGMRMPNGEVLYCGRNDFQVKIRGFRVELGEIENQLSRYLKIENAVVLSRDDAQGDKYLVAYILSKEEYSGKDLRTYLKATLPDYMIPAYFIFLENFPLTFNGKLDRNALPSPEIFELKSEVKFEEAQNEVESFIKLIWEDILSVKPIGTRDNFFEIGGNSLKIIRTFKMINEKYPDLIKIADMFDYPTIKDQAYLILNHSQSKSEEETEFKVFEL from the coding sequence ATGACCCAGAAAGAATCTATTTCTTCAATAGCAATATCTTCGTCTCAGCAAAGAGTTTTGAATTTACAGGAGGAAAATGGTCCTTTATATGTTCAGTGCGCAGTTGAACTAAGCACTGAATTTAATGATATAATTAATCCTGAAAAACTTCGTTTTGCAGCTGCAGGTGTACTCAGTAAATATGATGTATTAAGAACAGGCTATCATAAGTCTGGTGTGCTTTGGTCTGCGACCCTGCAATCTGACAATTCAAAAGGTGTAAATTTCGAAATTATAAACCTTAACGGGGATAATAATTACGATCAGTACCTGGATTACCAAAAAGAGAAAGCACTGAGTCTGAAAACCTCTTCGGAATCAGTATTCAATATTTTATTTCTCAGAATTTCTGATCAATCGGGATTTTTACTGTTTCTGGTACCAGCGGTTGCTGCAGACAGTACATCCCTGAAAAATATAGTCAGAGACTTTTGTGATTTATATCTTGATAGAGATAATAATCACAATGGCTCAGTAATTTCTTATCAGAAATTCTGTAAATGGCAGCATGACCTGTTACAGGATCCTGGTGAAGAGGTGATTGACTTTTGGAAGAAATATAACTACAAGGCGTATTTAAATGTAAAAAATCCATTTGAATTAAGTACAGAGACCGGTAACAGGCAGTCTGCCAGCAAAAGTCCGGAGCGGAAAAATCTGAGACTGCGGGTTGATGGACCAGATTATGAAAAGCTAAAAAGTCTTTCTTTAAAATATGAGCTGAAACAGGAAGTGATTATACTGGTTTGTTTAAATATCCTGATGGTCAAATATGCTCCGGCTGACCATGTTTCAATTGGTATGGTCATCAATGAAAGGATGTTTGAAGAGCTTAATTCTACTGTTGGGTTAATTGCTAAAGTTCTTCCGGTGATGGTTGAGACTGAGGCATCATTATCGCCAGTGGATTTATTTAACCAGCTCAGCAACAGAATTGAAGAGCTTACAGAGTTTCAGGATGGGTTTGATCTTGAAAAAGAATTGGGAGAAAATGGGTTTTTTCCTATAGGATTTGAAAGTATTCTGCTTACTGAAGAACCTGGTTCGGAAACGACTGCTTTTAAGTTCGAAAATTTTATCAGTCATACTGACCGCTTTAAATTGAAACTGGTTGCGCTTGAAAAAAAGGACTCACTTGTATTAGATTTCTATTTTGATCCTGTTTATTACAATCAGGAAGCAATTGAAACCATCGCTTCACATTATAGGGCCTTATTGGGCAATGTTCTGGAAAATCCTTCGAAGAAAATAACTGAATATAAAGTTGTCAGTGCTTTGGAAAGAAAGAGAATTCTGGATGAATTTAATCCTTTGCCAAAACCAGGCGATTCTTCAAAGTTAATTGTAGAATTGTTCGAAGACCATGCTGAACATTCTCCGGAGGCTATAGCATTGGTAACTCCATCTGGAAAGTTCACTTATAAAGAAGTAAATGTATGGTCGAATAAGCTGGCTCATTACCTCCGGGAAGAGTATCAGGTAAAACCGGGCGATATCGTCGGGATTTTACTGGATAGATCAGAGTGGATGATTGTAAGTGTACTGGCTATATTAAAATCGGGTGCGGCTTATTTGCCTATTGATCCTGAATATCCAAAAGAAAGACGCAAATATCTGCTGGAGGATTCTAAAACCCAGGTGCTCATTACCGGATCGGACTATGTGTTTGACCTGGATATTTACCAGGGACAGCTGTTTGCCGTGGATCTTCAGATGGATTCGCTGGAGACAGATTCTGCAAATCCTGTAGCTATTCACAAAAGCAGTGATCTTGCTTATGTAATTTATACTTCAGGATCCACAGGTTTGCCTAAAGGTTGTTTAATTGAACATCACAGTCTTTACAATTATGTTACCTGGGCAAATGCCTTTTACTTTGAAGATTACTCTGGTGGTGATTTTGATTTATTCAGCTCATTGTCGTTTGATTTTACGATTACCAGCATTTTTTGTGCGCTGACCAGAGGCAGGCTGATTAACATATTTGACCCGTCTGCAGCCATCAATAAGATCCTGGAACAAAGTTTTAGCCCTTCTTCTTTAACTGATTCTATTAAGCTGACGCCTTCACATATTTCTTTATTGCAGTATCTGGATATCAGCTCTACGCGTATCAAAAAGGTAATTACCGGAGGAGAAGCATTGACACTGAAGCATGTTGAAATACTTAAAAATATTGATCCTGCTATAGAAATCTTTAATGAATATGGCCCGACAGAGGCAACTGTTGGATGTATTGTGAAAAAAGTAGAAAGTGAAGATGTTAAGGTTCTTATTGGAAAACCTATTGCCAATATGAGAATTTACATCCTGGATACTGACCTGGACGTTTGTCCGATTGCGGTTTCAGGTGAAATTTACATAGCTGGGGAAGGTCTTGCCAGAGGCTATCTGAACAGAAATGAGCTGAATATTCAAAAGTTTATTTCAAATCCGTTTCAGGCCGGGGAATTTCTCTATAAAACCGGCGATACAGGAAGATGGCTTCCCGATGGAAACATTGAATATCTTGGCAGAAATGACGATCAGGTTAAGATCAATGGTTACAGAGTAGAGCTTGGAGAAACCGAACAATATCTTTTAGCTAATTTTCAGGCATTTAAAGAAGTTACTGTAATTACACGCCACGACAAAGAAAATACATTATATCTTGCGGCATACATCGTAACGGATGATCAGCTTGATTCCTCTGCTTTAAGATTATCGCTTGCAGCTTCTTTACCAGAATATATGATTCCGCGGTATTTTGTGAAGCTGGATAAACTGCCACTTACGGTAAATGGTAAGGCAGATAAGAATTTACTTCCTGATCCGGAAACTGTAATACAGGATGAACTTACCTATACGGCCCCTGAAACACCAACAGAAAGAAGTTTACAGCTTTTGTGGGTAGAAGTATTGGGTGTGAAAAGGGTAGGGACGAATGATAAGTTTCTAGAAATAGGAGGCCATTCGCTGAAAGCCGTACAAATGGTATCCAGAATTTATAAGGAACTGCAGATTCAGATTGAGCTCAGAGATATCTTTGAGCAGGAAACGATCAGAGGACTTGCGGCATTGGTTGATAACAGTGTCAAAACTAAATATGAAAAAATACAGCCGGTAGCAGAACAAAGCTATTATGACTTGTCTAATGGGCAGAAGCGTCTTTGGATAATTGATCAGTTAGGAGAAGAAAAATCAGCCTATCATGTTTTAGGCAGTTATCAATTGGAAGGTTCTTTAAACCAGGCTGGATTGGAATGGGCACTACATACGATTATTGATCGCCATGAGATTTTAAGAACAAATTTTATTGTTGCACAAGGAGAACCCAAACAAAAGATCCATGCTCCAGGGGGAAATAAATTCAAGATAGACTATAAGGATCTGAGAGATGTGGCGGATTCAAAGGCTTCTGCCAGTGAACTTGTATCGGCGCAGGTCAGCAAAGCTTTTGATCTTAGCAGTGATATTTTAGTAAGGGGCCTGCTGATCCGGGAAGAAGATGAGCGATATATACTGGTGATGGTTATGCACCATATCATCTCTGATGGCTGGTCTATGGAAGTTCTGGTGAAAGAATTTCTGAAATTATATGCTGCATACCTGAAAGGGAATGGTAATGAGCTGACACCACTAAGAATTCAATATAAGGATTATGCAGGCTGGCAGCAGGAGCAGTTAAGCGGTGAACATTTGTCTGCCAGTAAAAAGTACTGGACAGAAGAATTCAGCGGAGAAATTCCGGTGCTTGATCTGCCAGGCGACAGACCACGTCCTGTTCAGAGAACTTACAATGGAAGCAGAGAAATTATAAGTCTGAGTACTGAATTAAGCTCGGGATTAAGAAGTTACAGTCAGCGTAAAGGAGTAAGCCTTTTTATGAGTTTGTTAGCTGGGGTAAAGACATTGTTATTCAAATACAGCCATCAGGAAGATATTGTAATCGGTACTCCGGTTGCCGGGAGAGATCACTATGATCTGGAAGATCAGATGGGTTTATATATCAATACTTTGGCTATCAGGACTAAGTTTTCGGCAGAAGAGAGCTTAGGTGTGCTGATTGATAAGGTAAAAGATAAAACAGTTGCAGGTTTTAATCATCAGCAATATCCTTTCGATTACCTGGTAGATAGCCTGGAACTGGAAAGAGAGGCGAACCGTAATCCGATATTTGATGTACTGGTAGCCTTGCAGAATATCAGTCTCGGGAATGAGGCAGAGTCTATGGAAGGAATAACTGTCACTCCTTATCAAACAGAACAGGCAATAAGCAAATTTGATCTGACTTTCAATTTTATAGATGGTGAACAGGAAATCAGGGGCATTATAGAATATAACAGCGATTTATATCATAAAGAGCGAATTGAGCGGATGATAAGCCATCTTGAGCAGATCTTAAACAAGCTGGTGGAAGATGATCGGGTATTACTTAAAGATCTGGAGTATATTACTCCGGGAGAGCAAAAGCAACTGCTGGAGGATTTTAACCTGACTATAACAAATTATCCTGGTGAAAAAACGGTACAGGAAATGTTTGAGGAGCAGGTATTGAAAACACCTGAGGCAACGGCAATAGTTATTGGTGAAACAAAATTAAGTTATAAAGAACTCAATGAACGGGCCAACCAGTTAGCTCATTATTTAAGGCAGGCTTATGCAGTCAAAGCAGATGATCTGATTGGAATAATGGCAGATCGTGATGAACAAATGGTTATCGGAATATTGGGGATTTTAAAGTCTGGTGCAGCCTATCTGCCTGTTGATCCGAATTATCCGGATGAAAGGGTAAGGTATATGCTAAATGATGGTAAGGTGAAAATATTACTGTCAGCAGATCAGAGTTTCGCATTGAAATACGATTTGAGTGATTTAGAAGTAGTCATGTTAGAAGGGGAAAACGTAATGTTTTCTGGCTATCATTCAACTAATCCTGTCTTAGTCAACAAATCATCGGATCTGTGCTATGTGATGTATACTTCTGGTTCAACAGGAGCTCCAAAAGGGGTTGCAGTTGAACATAAGAGTGTAATACGTTTAGTGAAACAGACTAATTATACTGCGCTAAACAATACACATAAGGTATTACAGTTATCTAATTATGTATTTGACGGATCTGTATTTGATCTGTATGGGGCACTTTTAAACGGCGCAGAACTATATCTGGTGAGCAAAGATGTTCTGCTCTCTAATGAGAGACTTGTACACTATATCATAGTGAATGAGATTAATATTACCTTCATTACAACTGCCTTATTTAATAATCTCGTTGATTTTAAACCAGAAATAATTTCCTGTTTTGATAAGATATATTTTGGTGGGGAATTAGCTTCACCAAAACATATTGCTATCGCATTAGCGAACAGGAAAACGCCGGAAAGTATCGTTCACGTATATGGCCCGACTGAAGGTACTACGTTTTCTACTTATCATGTTATAGAATCTTTAGCAGCCAATGCCACTTCTGTTAGTATAGGGAGACCTGTATCCAACAGTAGTGTATTTATACTGGATCAAAATCTGCAGCTGGTACCTGTAGGGATATCAGGGGAGATATACATTGGAGGCGATGGACTGGCAAGGGGATATTTTGGAAAAGAAGAGTTAACTGTCCGGCAATTTCCTGCTCATCCCTACAAAGCAGGAAGCAGATTGTATAAAACAGGAGATATGGGCAGGTGGATGGAAGATGGTACTATAGAATTTTTGGGCAGGACAGACTACCAGGTGAAAATCAGAGGATACCGGATAGAGCTGGGTGAGGTAGAATCAGTAATGCGGGAATGTGAAGGGATAGAAGATGTGCTGGTCATCGTCACTGAATCCGGATCGGAAAAACAACTGACAGGTTATTACAAATCTGAAGAAGAAATAGAACCTGCCGAAGTAAGGGCTTATCTGAAAAGTAAACTGCCGGATTATATGATTCCATCAGGAATCATCAAACTGAAGTTTTTCCCATTGACGCTGAACGGAAAAATTGATAAGAGTGCCTTGCCGGTTCCTGGTGGAGAGATCATCAGAGAAGTGGAATATCATGCTGCAACAAATGAAATGGAGAAACGCATGGTTGTATTATGGGAAGAGATATTAGGGAAAAGTGGAATCGGCATCAAAGATAAGTTCATCGAAAACGGAGGACATTCCCTGAAAGCTATGCAACTGGTTTCAAGGGTATATAAAGACCTGAATATACAAATTGATCTTAAGGATATATTTGCACTGGAAACGATAGAGGCCATATCTGCTCATCTGATTAATAGTACTGAATCAATATATGCAGGTATTGAACGTGTGGAAGATCAGGAGTATTATGAATTATCACATGGACAAAAACGTTTATGGATATTGGACCAGTTAGGTGTGGAAAAATCTGCTTATCATGTACTGGGCAGTTATAAGCTGGAAGGCGAATTGAATGTAGCCGGTTTTGAATGGTCACTTTCTGCCATTGTAAACAGACATGAAATTTTACGGACAAGTTTTAAAGAAGTTGGTGGTGTACCTAAACAAAAAGTTCATGATATCACAGAAAAAAGTGAATTCAGAATTCTGTTTAAGGATCTGAGGGGAGCAGAAGAAGCAGAGGTTCTTGCTAAAGATCTTATTGACGAACACGTAAATAAAGGATTTGATTTAACTCAGGTTCCATTGTTAAGATGTTTATTGATTCAGACCGGGGATCAGGAGTATATCTTCATTCTTGTGATGCATCATATCATTTCAGATGGCTGGTCAATGGAAATTCTGGTAAAGGAATTTTTATGTTTATATGATGCTTATCTGAAAGATAAAATACACGAGTTGCCACCGCTAAAGATTCAATACCGGGATTATGCAGCCTGGCAGCAAAAACACCTGAGCGATGTTAAATCAGCTCCTGACCAGCAATATTGGAAAGAAGAGTTTAAGCATGGAATACCTTTACTAAACTTGCCTGGTGACCGTCCGCGTCCTGTTATAAAAACTTATAACGGAAGCAGAGAAACGGTACAGTTAAATAAAGAACTAAGTGACAGCTTAAAAAAATATAGTCAGAGCAGGGGTGTAAGTTTATTCATGAGCTTATTGGGATGTGTAAAAGCATTATTGCATAAATATAGCCATCAGGAGAATATTGTAATTGGAACTCCGATAGCCGGAAGGGGCCATTATGATCTGGAGGAACAACTGGGGTTATATATCAATATGATTCCTATCCGGACAGAAATTTCATCAGAAGATAGCTTAAGAACACTGATAGAAAAGATTAAAGCCAAAACAGTAATGGGTTATGATCATCAGGCCTATCCCTTTGATTATATCGTTGAAGACCTGGTAAAGGTGAGGGATACGAGCCGGAGCCCAATATTTGATGTTATGGTCGTTTTACAGAATATGGCATTGACCAGCGATACTGAAGTATTGGAAGGAATACAGGTTAAAGCCTATGATGCTGAACAGACCATAAGCAAGTTTGACCTTACCTTTAATTTTGTGGATACGGGGGAAGGGATAAAGGGAGTTATAGAGTTTAATACTGATTTATTTGACAGGGACCGGATTGAGCGGATGGTTAGTCACTATGAGCAAATGGTGAGCAGGCTTGTGGATAATGATGAAGTTTTGTTAAAAGACGTAGAGTATATTACAAAAACAGAACGAAACCAGTTATTGGAAGGTTTTAATGATGTAAATGCTGAATACCCAAGAGATAAAACGATTCAAAGCATATTTGAAGAACAGGTACTCCGCACACCAGAATCAATTGCGGTGGTATTTGAGGACGTAGCTTTGAGTTATAGTCAACTTAATGAAGCCTCTAATCAGTTAGCCCTTTATCTGAGAGATAAGTATAAAATTAAGGCAGGTGACCTGGTTGGATTAATGGTAGAGCGTACGGAGTTAATGATTATAGGGATATTGGGAATCCTGAAATCCGGCGCAGCTTATTTACCGATAGAACCAGCTTATCCTGAAGACAGAATAAGGTTTACTATAACAGATGCGTCTATAAAGACCCTGATAACTGATGGAAGCATAACGCATATAGAAAGTATCATCAGTGGTGTTAGTGTTGTGTCTTTAAAGGAGGATAAAAAACAGATAGAGAAATATCCGGTAGAGAATCTTCAGGAAATTAATACTGCTAAAGATCTTGCCTATGTAATTTATACCTCTGGTTCAACCGGTAATCCTAAAGGGGTAATGGTGGAACATAAAAATGTAATTCAGTTGTTATATAATGATCAGTTTCAGTTCTCCTTTGATGAAAAAGATATCTGGCCTGTTTTCCATTCTATTTGTTTTGATGTTTCTGTCTGGGAAATCTTTGGAGGTCTTTTATATGGAGGAAAACTGATTGTTGTATCCAAAAAAACAACCCTGGATCCACACGGTTATCTAAGGCTTCTGGAAAAGGAGAAGGTAACTGTTCTGAATAAAATCCCAAGTACATTTGAAGGAATAGTATTGCAGGCAACTGATACAGTTTCTTATGATTTAGCACTGAGATATGTGATTTTTGCCGGTGAGGCCTTAAATCCTACTATCTTAAAAAAGTGGCATATTATATATCCGCAGATAAAATTTGTCAACCTGTATGGAATCACAGAGATTACAGTACACGGAAACTATAAGGAAATTACAGCAGCTGAGATGGAGTCGGGTACCAATAATATTGGAAAACCATTGCCTGCCAATAATCTTTATATTTTTGATCAGTTCAATAAACTTGTACCTGTAGGAGTAATCGGCGAGATCGTAATCGGCGGAGAGGGAGTAACCAGGGGATACCTCAACAGAAAGGAATTAACTCAGGAGCGGTATATAAAAAACCCTTATAATTTAACGGAAACTGTTTATCGTTCAGGGGATTTAGGTATGCGTATGCCTAATGGAGAAGTACTGTACTGCGGACGAAATGACTTCCAGGTAAAAATAAGAGGTTTCAGAGTAGAACTTGGTGAAATAGAAAATCAGTTATCCAGATACCTGAAGATAGAGAACGCTGTAGTTTTATCCAGAGATGATGCTCAGGGGGATAAATACCTGGTTGCTTATATCTTATCTAAGGAAGAATATTCCGGAAAAGATTTAAGGACTTATCTTAAAGCCACGCTTCCTGATTACATGATACCTGCCTATTTTATATTTCTTGAAAATTTTCCGCTGACTTTTAACGGGAAGTTAGATCGGAATGCACTTCCGTCACCTGAAATATTTGAACTCAAATCTGAGGTAAAGTTTGAAGAGGCGCAGAATGAAGTGGAAAGCTTTATCAAGCTCATATGGGAAGATATACTGAGTGTAAAACCTATAGGAACGCGGGATAACTTTTTTGAGATTGGCGGAAACTCGCTGAAGATTATAAGAACTTTCAAAATGATTAATGAAAAGTATCCTGATCTGATTAAGATCGCTGATATGTTTGATTATCCAACAATTAAAGATCAGGCTTATCTGATCTTAAATCACTCTCAGTCTAAAAGTGAGGAAGAAACGGAGTTCAAAGTCTTTGAACTTTAA